CCAAAATCACGAGTGCAGGCTGGAACGATGACGATCGGGCGCATGATTTGACCTTTATTCGGACGCGCACGAGGGATGATACTGCAACCTCATCCTGCCGCCCATGATTGTATTTACAAGACGTATATGAGTATCAAAATTTTAATAGCAACCGTAATCCCATGCCAACACGGCTGGGACTCGGTTGGAATTCGTGAGCGGCGCCGGCAGCGGTTTGGGACCATGGCCTGCCCGATTTTGTACAAAGTGGTATCGTTGAATTCTGACTCGAAGCGAGGATACCCATGCTGAACCTGAAAGACCCCTCCCTGCTGCGCCAGCAAGCGTATGTCGACGGCGAATGGTGCGATGCTCAAGAAGGCCGCACGGTCGACGTGATCAACCCGGCCACTGGCGAAAAACTCGGCACCGTGCCGCACATGGGCGGCAACGAGACCCGCCGCGCGATCGAAGCCGCGAATGCCGCCTGGCCGGCATGGCGCGCCAAGACCGCGCACGAGCGCGCGCGCATCCTGCGCAAGTGGAACGACCTGATGCTGGAAAACGTCGACGACCTGGCCGTGATCATGACCGCCGAACAAGGCAAGCCGCTGGCCGAGGCCAAGGGCGAAGTCGGCTACGCCGCGTCGTTCTTCGAATGGTTCGGCGAGCAGGCCAAGCGCATCGAAGGCGACGTGCTGCAATCGCCGGCGCGTGATCGCCGGATCATCGTCAACAAGGAACCGATCGGCGTGTGCGCCGCGATCACCCCGTGGAATTTCCCGGCTGCGATGATCACCCGCAAAGTCGCGCCGGCGCTGGCCGCCGGTTGCCCGATCGTGGTCAAGCCGGCCGAACTCACGCCCTACTCGGCGCTGGCCCTGGCCGTGCTGGCCGAACGCGCCGGCGTGCCGAAAGGCGTGTTTTCGATCGTCATCGGCGATGCCAAGGCGATCGGCGCCGAAATGTGCGCCAACCCGACCGTGCGCAAGCTCAGCTTCACGGGTTCGACCGAAGTCGGCCGCGTGCTGATGCAGCAATGCGCGCCGACCGTGAAAAAGCTGTCGCTGGAACTGGGCGGCAACGCTTCCTTCATCGTATTCGACGATGCCGACCTGGACGCGGCGGTCGAAGGCGCGATCGCCTCGAAGTACCGCAACATGGGCCAGACCTGCGTGTGCGCCAATCGCCTGTACGTGCAGGACAGTGTCTACGATGAGTTCGCGCAAAAGCTGGCCGCCAAGGTCGCCGAACTCAAAGTCGGCAACGGCGCCGAGCAGGGCGTGCTGCAAGGTCCGCTGATCAACGAAAAGGCCGTCGAAAAAGTCGAGTCGCACATCGCCGATGCCTTAGCCAAAGGGGCGCAACTGCTGACCGGGGGCAAGCGCCATCCACTTGGCCACAGCTTCTTCGAGCCGACCATCCTGACCGGCGTCACGGCCGAAATGAAAGTGGCGGAAGAAGAAAGCTTCGGTCCCGTGGCGCCGCTGTTCCGCTTCCACACCGAAGACGAAGTCGTCGCGGCGGCCAACAATACGGAATACGGCCTGGCATCGTACTTCTTCGCGCGCGACGTCGGCCGCGTGTGGCGCGTCGCCGAACGCCTGGAAACCGGCATGGTCGGCGTGAACACCGGCCTGATCTCGAACGAAGTCGCGCCGTTCGGCGGGGTGAAGCAGTCCGGCCTGGGGCGCGAAGGCTCTAAATACGGAATGGACGACTACCTGGTCATCAAGTACATCTGCCTGGGCGGACTGTAAATGGCCGCCGATCCCTTCGAACAAGTCGCGGACGCGCCGCTGTTCGTGGTGCCGCGCATGCTCGACGCATTGCGCGGCTACCGCGCCGGTCCGAAACTGGCCGATCTGCCGGGTCCGAGTCCGTCGCCGGAACGCGAGCGGCTGGCCAGCCAGCTCGACCATCTGACCGGTACGCTGATCGAGGGGATCGAAGCGCATCCGACCAAGTTCTGGGTGCTCCAGCAGTTCCAGCAAGCATTGATCGCCGTCCAGCAGGAAGACGCCGAAGCGCGCGAGCATTTCGTCACGGAGCTGGAACGGCTGCTGCAGATCGTCGGGATCGGCAGTTCGGATGGGGTGGTGGAGTACTACCTGAGCCGGCCATGAAGCGCGAGCTTCGAAGGCTCAGGACTTGGACCCGTAACCCTTGTACTCGTAGTACTTGCGCGCATCGCCACGCACGCGCTCGGCCGGATACTTGGCGCGATTGAGCACCATCTTGTCCTGCACCGCCCCCACCAGGTCGACGTCGAGCTTGTCGGCCAGGCGCACCAGGTAGACCAGCACGTCGGCCATTTCGTGGCGCACCTCGACCAGCTTCTCCGGGCCGAGTTCATCGACGCGGCCATCCTGCAGCCACTGGAAATGCTCCAGCAGCTCGGCCGCTTCCACCGTCAAGGCTGAGGCCAGGTTCTTCGGCGTATGGAACTGGTCCCAGTCGCGCTCGTCGACGAACTGGCGCACCAGGTCGCGCAGCTGGCGTAAATCGCTCACGCCGGGGTCCAGCCGTCCGCGTAGCGCGCCAGCAGCGCCTCGTATCGCTGCGTCAGTTCCTCGGCGCTGGACACGGTCATGCCGAGGTCGCGCAGCAGGCCGTCCTTCAAGCCGTACACCCAGCTGTGCAGCGTCAGTTCCTGGCCGCGCTCCCAGGCGTCCTGCACCACGGTGGTCTGCGCGCAATTGATCACCTGCTCGGCCACGTTCAGCTCGACCAGGCGGTCGTGAGCGGCGGTCGGCTGCACGATCTCGCCCAGGTA
This genomic stretch from Massilia sp. 9096 harbors:
- a CDS encoding NAD-dependent succinate-semialdehyde dehydrogenase — protein: MLNLKDPSLLRQQAYVDGEWCDAQEGRTVDVINPATGEKLGTVPHMGGNETRRAIEAANAAWPAWRAKTAHERARILRKWNDLMLENVDDLAVIMTAEQGKPLAEAKGEVGYAASFFEWFGEQAKRIEGDVLQSPARDRRIIVNKEPIGVCAAITPWNFPAAMITRKVAPALAAGCPIVVKPAELTPYSALALAVLAERAGVPKGVFSIVIGDAKAIGAEMCANPTVRKLSFTGSTEVGRVLMQQCAPTVKKLSLELGGNASFIVFDDADLDAAVEGAIASKYRNMGQTCVCANRLYVQDSVYDEFAQKLAAKVAELKVGNGAEQGVLQGPLINEKAVEKVESHIADALAKGAQLLTGGKRHPLGHSFFEPTILTGVTAEMKVAEEESFGPVAPLFRFHTEDEVVAAANNTEYGLASYFFARDVGRVWRVAERLETGMVGVNTGLISNEVAPFGGVKQSGLGREGSKYGMDDYLVIKYICLGGL
- a CDS encoding DUF4844 domain-containing protein; translated protein: MAADPFEQVADAPLFVVPRMLDALRGYRAGPKLADLPGPSPSPERERLASQLDHLTGTLIEGIEAHPTKFWVLQQFQQALIAVQQEDAEAREHFVTELERLLQIVGIGSSDGVVEYYLSRP
- a CDS encoding nucleotide pyrophosphohydrolase, whose translation is MSDLRQLRDLVRQFVDERDWDQFHTPKNLASALTVEAAELLEHFQWLQDGRVDELGPEKLVEVRHEMADVLVYLVRLADKLDVDLVGAVQDKMVLNRAKYPAERVRGDARKYYEYKGYGSKS